In Mixophyes fleayi isolate aMixFle1 chromosome 4, aMixFle1.hap1, whole genome shotgun sequence, the following proteins share a genomic window:
- the LOC142150435 gene encoding olfactory receptor 11A1-like: protein MYRNNITSVILLGFPNLQNFKIPFFMLLFIIYLVTISGNLLIMILFLLSKNLQSPMYFFISQLSLFDILLTTNILPNLLHVVLYEGCTMSLTGCIIQFNFFATSESSECLLLSVMSYDRYLAICSPLHYNSIITHMFCVKSIFIIWLLSFIMMVIDLNSMSSLHFCGPNVIDHFYCDFEPILQLSCSDTSIIHNQTFVMIVLAIIIPFIIIVMSYAYIVFTILNIPSFTGRQKAFSTCSSHLVVVSIFYGTLIIVYVFPTRQFWIISKILSLFYTVITPLLNPIIYTFRNKDFKEAFDNIKHINICMQW from the coding sequence ATGTACAGGAACAATATCACTTCTGTCATACTTCTGGGGTTTCCAAATCTTCAAAACTTCAAAATTCCTTTCTTCATGCTTCTGTTCATCATTTACCTTGTGACCATTTCTGGAAACCTTCTTATCATGATTTTGTTTCTACTAAGCAAGAATCTTCAGTCTCCCATGTACTTCTTCATCTCACAGCTATCACTGTTTGACATTCTGCTGACTACAAATATTCTCCCTAACTTACTTCACGTTGTTTTGTATGAGGGATGCACTATGTCACTTACTGGATGCATCATCCAGTTTAATTTCTTTGCCACCTCAGAGTCCTCGGAATGTCTTCTTCTATCAGTGATGTCTTATGATCGGTATCTGGCCATCTGTAGCCCTCTGCACTATAACTCTATAATAACTCATATGTTTTGTGTGAAATCTATTTTCATTATTTGGTTGTTAAGTTTTATAATGATGGTAATTGATCTAAATTCTATGTCTAGTTTGCATTTCTGTGGGCCAAATGTTATTGACCATTTCTACTGTGACTTTGAACCCATATTGCAGCTGTCCTGCTCTGATACGTCCATCATTCACAATCAGACTTTTGTAATGATTGTTTTAGCCATTATTATTCCCTTTATAATAATTGTGATGTCATATGCATATATTGTCTTTACTATCCTAAATATACCATCATTTACCGGAAGacagaaagccttctccacctgcagcTCCCACCTGGTTGTGGTTTCCATATTTTATGGGACACTAATCATTGTTTATGTGTTTCCTACAAGACAGTTCTGGATAATAAGTAAGATTTTGTCTCTGTTTTACACTGTGATAACTCCATTGCTGAATCCAATAATATATACTTTCAGAAACAAGGATTTTAAAGAAGCCTTTGATAACATAAAACACATTAATATATGCATGCAAtggtag